One part of the Mya arenaria isolate MELC-2E11 chromosome 3, ASM2691426v1 genome encodes these proteins:
- the LOC128226843 gene encoding uncharacterized protein LOC128226843 yields the protein MLVDLGKKLKFPEEVAHTTLRPDIVLWSRSPKLVVLVELTVPWEEICEEAYKLKKGKYQDLVDTCRERGWKTWLFPVEVGCRGFPSQSAWKMLGAVGIKGRVRKTAVHALGRAAERASSWLWLRRSKPTWKPT from the coding sequence ATGTTGGTAGACCTGGGGAAAAAGTTGAAGTTTCCAGAGGAAGTGGCCCATACCACCCTTCGGCCAGACATAGTACTTTGGTCCAGGTCTCCAAAGCTGGTTGTACTGGTAGAGCTAACAGTACCCTGGGAAGAGATATGTGAGGAGGCATACAAACTGAAGAAGGGAAAATACCAAGACTTGGTAGACACATGTAGAGAGAGGGGTTGGAAGACGTGGCTCTTCCCAGTGGAAGTTGGATGCAGAGGCTTTCCATCACAGTCAGCGTGGAAAATGCTGGGAGCTGTGGGCATCAAGGGACGAGTCAGGAAGACCGCCGTCCACGCTCTTGGGAGAGCTGCAGAGAGGGCGTCCAGTTGGCTCTGGCTACGACGCAGCAAACCGACTTGGAAGCCAACATAG